Proteins from one Penicillium digitatum chromosome 2, complete sequence genomic window:
- a CDS encoding uncharacterized protein (similar to LAFA_0F22672g1_1) codes for MTSLPSLPAILTPALSSRDAIADAIYRCVLGLDTNDSALFDSAFTSTATLSINDKISSGLPAIHTDCFDVISKLDTTHYVTNIRINIADSGVKAVATASVIAQHYGSGKGLQPNQPRLLAGALYYVDLVKDDSSELWKIETFKMTRSWAEGDWGVMSAN; via the coding sequence ATGACATCCCTCCCCTCCCTCCCCGCAATCCTGACCCCCGCGCTAAGCAGCCGCGACGCCATCGCCGACGCAATCTATCGTTGTGTCCTCGGGCTGGACACCAACGACTCGGCCCTCTTCGATTCTGCCTTCACCTCCACCGCTACATTATCCATCAACGACAAGATCTCCTCGGGCCTTCCCGCCATCCACACCGACTGCTTTGACGTGATTAGCAAGTTGGACACCACACACTATGTCACCAACATCCGTATCAATATCGCCGACAGTGGAGTCAAGGCCGTTGCGACTGCCTCAGTGATCGCGCAACACTACGGCAGTGGGAAGGGGCTTCAGCCTAACCAGCCGCGTCTGCTGGCTGGGGCGTTGTACTATGTCGATTTGGTGAAGGATGATAGTAGTGAACTGTGGAAGATTGAGACCTTTAAGATGACGAGGTCTTGGGCGGAGGGTGATTGGGGTGTGATGAGCGCAAATTGA
- a CDS encoding RSC complex subunit (RSC8), putative — translation MDDIPINPAVAHDNAQSVTGLDGAADATREASGAQSHQASPVKNIENTPGSDNPMDAPVSPKPRNGGVEPEDEEMGGTETDAKPDAEGLEDAVGESHTQVEGADGLEDAVGEEQPAPSKSSLEAAAREQLVTQTHAIILPSYATWFDMNTINPIEKKALAEFFNGRNRSKTPATYKDYRDFMINTYRLNPIEYLTVTACRRNLAGDVCAIMRVHSFLEQWGLINYQVDPQTRPSNIGPPFTGHFRVIADTPRGLQPFQPGPNHSVTSGKIHPATQRAISSISATKEDLNLELRRTIYDEKGKDITSAEEKEKQTNGEVTNGLDMAQESKKKAHCFSCGIDCTKLRFHYAKSASTSANATTPDTKYDLCPNCFLQGRMPSSHSASDFVKLEEKSYSHLIDKDTPWSDSELILLLEGLENFDENWEQIASHVGTRSREECVMKFLQLEIEDKYVEDVPELQSGSGRDPISQSENPVLSVVAFLAQMAEPAVAAAAAGRSVEEIRKELRSQLERGQGKGKDAIKSEDSMDVDPTREAEQQVSAKPKETLGTIALAASAARAGALASHEEREMTRLVSAAVNVTLQKFEIKLQQFNEMEEIIEAERRELEQARQQLFLDRMTFKKRVKEAQDALQTVSLQGPNEHTNQMLADAATTGIGNHYSFQPVGGDLRAGTQPLSAQAGVDYKTLDL, via the exons ATGGATGACATTCCCATCAACCCGGCTGTAGCCCACGACAATGCCCAGTCTGTGACTGGCCTAGATGGTGCAGCTGATGCAACTCGCGAAGCCTCAG GAGCGCAATCGCACCAAGCTTCGCCCGTGAAGAATATTGAGAATACACCTGGATCTGACAACCCGATGGACGCCCCCGTATCCCCCAAACCTCGGAACGGCGGAGTTGAACCGGAAGACGAAGAGATGGGTGGTACTGAGACTGATGCCAAGCCAGACGCCGAGGGCCTGGAGGATGCTGTGGGCGAGTCGCACACGCAAGTGGAGGGAGCGGATGGGCTTGAGGACGCTGTGGGTGAAGAACAACCCGCGCCATCCAAGTCATCTCTGGAAGCCGCCGCGCGCGAACAGCTCGTCACCCAAACACACGCCATCATCCTCCCCAGCTATGCAACATGGTTTGATATGAATACCATTAACCCAATCGAGAAGAAAGCTCTCGCCGAGTTCTTCAATGGCCGCAACCGCAGCAAGACGCCTGCTACATACAAAGACTACCGAGACTTCATGATCAATACCTATCGATTGAACCCCATCGAGTATTTGACCGTTACTGCTTGCCGTCGCAATCTTGCGGGTGATGTCTGTGCTATAATGCGTGTCCACTCATTCCTTGAACAGTGGGGTTTGATCAACTACCAG GTTGACCCTCAGACACGGCCGTCCAATATTGGACCGCCATTCACCGGTCATTTCAGAGTTATCGCAGATACTCCACGGGGTCTGCAGCCATTCCAGCCTGGACCAAATCACAGCGTTACGTCCGGCAAGATTCATCCAGCCACGCAGCGTGCCATCTCTTCCATCTCTGCAACTAAAGAAGACCTCAACCTAGAACTACGCCGCACCATTTACGACGAAAAAGGCAAGGATATCACCTCCgcggaagagaaagagaaacaGACCAATGGCGAAGTAACAAACGGCTTGGATATGGCTCAAGAATCCAAGAAAAAGGCACACTGCTTCTCTTGTGGTATTGATTGCACCAAACTTCGATTTCACTACGCCAAATCGGCTTCAACATCAGCCAACGCTACTACACCAGACACCAAGTATGATCTGTGTCCCAACTGCTTCCTTCAAGGGCGTATGCCTTCTAGCCACAGTGCCTCGGACTTCGTTAAGCTAGAGGAGAAGAGCTACTCTCACTTGATTGACAAAGACACTCCGTGGTCGGACTCGGAACTGATTTTGTTGTTGGAAGGCCTGGAGAACTTCGATGAAAACTGGGAACAAATTGCGAGCCACGTTGGCACACGATCTCGGGAAGAGTGTGTCATGAAGTTCTTACAGCTAGAGATTGAGGACAAATACGTTGAAGATGTCCCTGAGCTGCAGTCTGGCAGCGGACGTGACCCCATCAGCCAGTCCGAAAACCCCGTTCTTTCTGTAGTGGCATTCCTGGCCCAGATGGCGGAGCCCGCAGTGGCTGCTGCCGCCGCCGGTCGGTCTGTCGAGGAGATCCGCAAGGAACTCCGGAGCCAGCTGGAGAGGGGACAAGGCAAAGGCAAGGATGCAATCAAGTCCGAGGATTCTATGGACGTGGATCCCACACGTGAGGCTGAACAGCAAGTTTCCGCGAAGCCCAAGGAGACCCTTGGCACCATCGCTCTGGCTGCATCTGCCGCACGTGCCGGAGCTCTTGCCTCGCACGAGGAGCGCGAAATGACCCGCCTGGTCTCTGCAGCAGTCAACGTCACCTTGCAGAAGTTCGAGATTAAGCTGCAGCAATTCAACGAGATGGAAGAGATTATCGAGGCTGAGCGTAGGGAATTGGAGCAGGCGCGCCAACAACTCTTCTTGGACCGGATGACGTTCAAGAAGCGTGTTAAAGAGGCCCAGGATGCACTTCAGACTGTCAGCCTGCAGGGCCCCAATGAGCACACAAACCAAATGCTGGCTGATGCTGCTACCACAGGCATTGGGAACCATTACAGCTTCCAGCCTGTTGGCGGAGATCTGCGGGCTGGAACTCAGCCTCTGAGCGCCCAAGCTGGTGTCGACTACAAGACCCTTGACCTGTAG
- a CDS encoding Homeodomain-like: protein MSDSASAYEPDDDPESGSDFEQPESESDFGQPRSPSGRSTTPNQNLNEYDYNRDPSFDGVGRQIGDALMQRVPQMRGSLTFLRAYAHMIVQNEEIIDFASLRELDNPYQVSQHGSMVWTPTEKEVFFNALDRKGKGGIKEIAVAIGTKSELEVMEYIQFLHKALTAQYSSDVHLERMPVLSDVLAATEVSEECCELLEEYADVLSLKESLVEARAGIQQHGDNWVITRDRAQDLDDQEDNSARGDLRLASDLLNLPYWVRLSYVLFMNFGGTQAENNWWNLAKRQDLITAYGHTPSMTADTAVDFYSLTVSITRRLVQSSLFFAMSRLRSSNRSGNDRKGHIRTQDVRAAIEVLNMKHCRPNFVDIARRNETVLEDINNRKGWTPTVFTYEEAKEIIERHEWTRYRKDGTMYNGDNDEEDSEGDAIIGDDIGTYDDIEMEVNNREAELEPMAEPVPPLELEPEREPSPEFGSESDSDSELEDIDHDPMPTREPPEMLAPVVLPDELEMDPEEEDADIADQNISHREEANFLKLMEQPVPSVLEEPLKAEEPEDENKLLPERRIRENIFNWRDRIVYRSEWEEYGYDFADLKEDIEMPPLKRPRYNELAVAPSAPVPPGEEAIVDSEEDEHGSQQREQPPTVGES from the coding sequence ATGAGCGATTCCGCCTCCGCCTATGAGCCCGACGACGACCCCGAGTCTGGGTCCGACTTCGAACAACCCGAATCTGAATCTGACTTCGGGCAACCCCGCTCGCCCAGTGGACGCTCTACAACCCCGAATCAAAATCTCAATGAATATGATTACAATCGCGACCCGTCGTTCGATGGGGTCGGACGACAAATAGGCGATGCGCTTATGCAACGCGTCCCGCAAATGCGTGGATCGCTCACATTTCTTCGAGCCTACGCCCACATGATCGTGCAAAACGAGGAGATTATTGATTTTGCCTCGCTCAGAGAACTTGATAATCCATACCAAGTAAGTCAACATGGCTCGATGGTTTGGACCCCCACGGAGAAAGAAGTGTTTTTCAATGCACTGGACCGAAAGGGAAAGGGTGGCATTAAAGAGATTGCTGTTGCGATCGGCACCAAGTCAGAACTCGAGGTTATGGAATACATTCAGTTTTTGCATAAGGCCTTGACGGCCCAGTATAGTTCCGACGTGCATCTGGAACGCATGCCTGTCTTGAGCGATGTCCTAGCGGCCACGGAGGTCAGCGAGGAATGCTGTGAACTACTCGAGGAATATGCGGATGTCCTCTCGTTGAAAGAGTCTCTTGTGGAAGCTCGAGCTGGAATACAGCAACATGGGGATAACTGGGTTATCACTCGTGATCGTGCACAGGATCTGGACGATCAGGAGGACAACAGTGCTCGAGGTGACCTCCGCCTCGCATCTGACTTGCTGAACCTTCCATATTGGGTTCGACTTTCTTATGTATTGTTCATGAACTTCGGTGGCACACAAGCTGAAAACAACTGGTGGAATCTTGCCAAGAGACAAGACCTTATTACAGCGTACGGACATACTCCATCGATGACTGCAGATACCGCTGTGGACTTCTATTCTCTCACTGTTAGCATTACGCGCCGCTTGGTCCAATCATCCCTCTTCTTTGCAATGTCAAGATTGCGCAGCTCGAACCGCAGTGGGAATGACAGAAAAGGACATATTCGAACGCAAGATGTGCGGGCCGCCATTGAGGTGCTCAACATGAAGCACTGCAGGCCTAACTTTGTGGATATCGCTCGTCGCAATGAAACAGTCCTGGAAGACATCAACAACCGGAAAGGCTGGACGCCTACGGTATTCACCTACGAAGAAGCCAAAGAGATCATCGAAAGACACGAGTGGACCCGCTACCGTAAAGATGGAACTATGTACAATGGTGACAACGATGAAGAGGACAGTGAAGGCGATGCCATCATTGGCGATGACATCGGGACATATGACGACATTGAAATGGAGGTCAACAACCGAGAGGCAGAATTGGAGCCAATGGCAGAACCGGTGCCGCCACTAGAGCTAGAACCAGAACGGGAACCCAGTCCAGAGTTCGGATCTGAATCAGATTCAGATTCAGAACTAGAAGACATCGATCACGATCCCATGCCCACCCGAGAGCCCCCCGAGATGTTAGCGCCAGTTGTATTGCCCGACGAACTGGAAATGGAcccagaagaagaggatgcaGACATCGCAGATCAGAACATCAGCCATCGCGAAGAGGCCAACTTCCTGAAGTTAATGGAACAACCCGTGCCGTCCGTCCTCGAGGAACCTCTGAAGGCAGAAGAACCCGAGGACGAGAACAAGCTACTGCCAGAGCGCAGAATCAGGGAAAATATCTTCAATTGGCGTGATCGGATCGTCTACCGCAGCGAGTGGGAGGAGTACGGATACGATTTCGCCGATCTGAAGGAAGACATAGAAATGCCTCCGCTGAAAAGGCCCAGATACAACGAACTGGCAGTTGCTCCCTCTGCTCCGGTTCCTCCGGGCGAGGAGGCAATAGTTGATAGTGAAGAGGACGAGCATGGATCTCAGCAAAGAGAACAACCACCAACCGTTGGAGAGTCCTAA